The genome window TCACAGCGATCAGGCGATTGTGGCGACCATTATATCGATGGCACAGAATCTCAAGATGGAAGTGATTGCCGAAGGCATTGAGACGAAAGGCCAACTCGATATTCTGATGCAGAATGACTGCCGGGAGATTCAGGGATATTATTTCAGTCGTCCACTGCCCGCAAGTGAAGTGGAACATGACTTTTTTGTGCCGCTGCGATTGCAGGGGACTGGTTCACCAGCGTTACCTTCCTAATTATGAAATGCCAAGCGGCAAGTTCCCGTGTGTGTTGGGAACTTGCCGCTTTTTTAGTCTTATTTTTTATTAATCATTAATTTCATCCGTGATAAGAACATTTATATTTTCGTTTCCAATAATGATAATCCATAACCTCACATAAACTTGCGGTGATGCTTCTTACCATCATACGTAAACCAGATCGGTTTATCTTCCACACGTGTCTCTACATGTACCGTACGTCCCCAAAGGCGATACAGATAAGGCAGCGTGCGTTCCATGTATTTTAAATCCAGCTCGATGCCCTCATATTGATGTTTCAGTACGAGTTCACCTGTCCGCAGATAGTCAGCATCTTGCACAACCAGATAAGGTGATCCCCCGTTGACACGTGAAAATACGAGCTGATCCCGAATGTTCTCCCAGGACTTGTCGGTGATTTTCCAGTCCGGTCCTTTTTTCTCAAATACGTAGAGGTCGAGATCTTCGGTCAATTGCTTGGTCATGTAATTGCGGATAAAAGAGGTATCGGAATCGAATTCACGTACCTCGAACATTTTGGCACGACCTTGCCCTGGTTTGCGGCCCCAACGTTCCTGTTCTTCACGGGTGGGGTTATCCCAACGCCGTTCAATATCCTCGAAAATCTTCAGTCCCAGATAATACGGATTCAGACTTTGTTTGGATGGCTGCACGACAGAGGAGTTGAGCTTCGCGAATTCAATCGTGTCTTCACTGTTCAGATCGAGTTCACGGATAATGCGTTGATGCCAGTAAGATGCCCAGCCTTCATTCATGATTTTGGTTTCCATCTGTGGCCAGAAATATAACATCTCTTCACGCATCATACTCATGATATCCCGCTGCCAGTCGGTCAATACTTCCGAGAATTCCTGAATAAACCACATGACATCCTTCTCCGGTTCAGGCGGAAAGTGATGAACCTGAATACCTTCGGCGGGTGATTCTTCGGTCTGCACATCATCAAGTGACCAGAGATCATCATAGCGACCTTCCGGCCGGGGTGCTTTCTCACCGCGCTGCTCCCGCATTTTCATCTCCATATAGCGTTGTTTGTCCAAATGGCGGGGTTTAATCAGCTGTGGGTCTACATGCTCCTGAATGGCAATGACAGCATCGATAAATGCTTCAACGGCTTCCGTTCCATACTCCATCTCATAATTACTGATCCGATCGGCCGTAGCGGCCATGCTTTCGACCATATTACGGTTGGATTTGGAGAAGCGGGCATTGTTTTTGAAAAAATCGCAGTGGGCCAGGACGTGGGCTACGATCAATTTGTTCTGAATCAGGGAATTGCCATCCAGCAGGAAGGCATAACAAGGGTTGGAGTTGATGACAAGCTCATAAATTTTGCTGAGTCCAAAATCGTATTGCATTTTCATCTTATGAAAAGTTTTGCCGAAGCTCCAGTGACTGAAACGGGTCGGCATGCCATAAGCTCCAAAGGTATAAATAATATCCGATGGGCAGATTTCGTACCGCATGGGGTAATAATCCAGGCCGAATCCATTGGCAATCTCCATAATCTCGGCAATGGCGTATTCGAGGTCGCGAATCTCATCTGTCATCTAACGCTGCCTCCTTCCCTTTTCTGGAAAAAGCTGCGCAAAGCTTTGTACACTTCGCCTTTTTCTTTGATCACATAATACATGAACTGATCCATCTTGATATGACGGTAAGCTGACATCAGTGTGCTGCTGCGGTTGTACTGATTCACCTCGCCGTACCCAAACATGTTGCTACGCTTCATTAACTCCCCGATCAGCTTCACACACCGTTCGTTATCCGAGGTTAGATTATCCCCGTCAGAGAAGTGGAAAGGGTAGATGTTGTAGCTTGAAGGTGGGTAACGGCTGTCGATAATATCCAACGCCTTCATATATACAGAGGAGCAGATGGTGCCTCCGCTCTCGCCACGGGTAAAGAACTCTTCTTCAGTAACTTCCTTGGCTTCCGTATGATGGGCGAGGAAAACAATCTCGACTTTCTCATACTGACGGCGTAGAAAACGGGTCATCCAGAAGAAAAAGCTGCGCGCGCAATATTTCTCGAACGAACCCATGGACCCGGATGTATCCATCATGGCAATAATAACGGCATTGGATTGTGGAATAATCTTGTCTTCCCATGTCTTGTAGCGCAGGTCATCCGGACTGATATGATGGATGCCCGGCGTACCGGTTGTTGCATTGCGACGCAGATTCTCCAGAATGGTACGTTTCTTGTCAATATTGGACTGCATGCCTTTTTTGCGAATATCGTTGAATACCACCGTATGTGTCTCAATCAAGTCTTTATCTTTCTGCTTCAGATCGGGTAATTCCAGCTCAGCGAAGAGCATATCTTCCAATTCCTCAATACTAACTTCGGCTTCCACAATATCATGGCCCGGCTGATCACCAGCCTTTTCGCCTTTGCCGGGTTTCTGCGAAGCAGAGGGATCACGACCGATGACGTCTCCGACCTGACTGTCACCGTCTCCTTGACCGACATGTTTTTGCTTCTGGTAGTTATACACAAAACGGTACTCATCCAGACTGCGGATTGGTACCTTGATGATTTGTTTTCCATCAGACATGATGATGTTTTCTTCCGTAATCAGATCAGGCAGATTCTGCTTGATGACATCTTTCACCTTTTGCTGATGGCGCTGTTGGTCCTGGTACCCTTTGCGGTGAAGCGACCAATCTTCCTTCGACACGACGAACGAGTAAGGCTGGTGTGAATTTGACATGTAGGCACCCCCCATTGATTACGCGGCACAGTTTGGCCTGTCGGTAATTAAGTATATTCACGGGCGAGGACGATATGTGATGAGAGTGGATATAAAATGATACAATTACACAAGTTCACCTCAGAGGTAAGGTGTGTCGTAAGAACAGAACGGCTCCATTTTTTACATAAACAGTGAACAAGTGTGATATCCTTCCTTTACAATAGGAGAAAGACATCGATCTGGCATCTGATAGAGGTTGTTTAAAAAGTCCACTTTTGATTCTCTAAACACAGACTATAGAGATGCATGAAAAGGAAGGATGTATGTGAATAAAAAGGCGATCAAGGCTTGGATTATGTATGATTGGGCCAACTCGGCATATGCGACAACTGTGCTGGCAGCAGTACTGCCTGTATTCTATGCTTCGGTTGCTGCGGCTACGCTGGATACAGATACGGCCGCATCCTACCTGGCCTATACCCATTCCATTGGCATGTTGTGCGTAGCTCTGCTAACACCGTTGCTTGGCACGCTGGCTGATTTGTCAGGACGAAAGGGCGACTTCCTGCGTGTATTTGCAATCATTGGTGTCCTTGCCACATTGGGATTCAGCGCAATCGGAGAAGGGGACTGGTTACTTGCTTCTGCCTTATTGATCATATCTACGATTGGTTTTGCAGGTGGTAATACCTTTTACGATGCCATGCTGCCGGATCTGGTACCTGTGGAACGAAGAGACATGATATCTTCCAAAGGTTATGCCTATGGTTACATTGGAGGAGGTTTGCTATTTGCAGTGAACATGCTGATGATTCAGCAACCGGGCTGGTTCGGGATGAGCAGTACACTGGCAGGCACAAGACTAGCTTTTATCTCCGTGTCGCTATGGTGGTTATTGTTCTCGATACCAATTTTTCGTCATGCTCCGAAACGGCCAGCATCACCGGATCTGCCCGGCACGTGGAAAGGGTATGCTGCGGTGGGAGTTCGCAGACTGCGGCAAACCTTTCGTCAGATGCGGCGTTTTCCCCAGTTAATCCGCATGCTGGTGGCTTTCTGGTTTTTTAATGACGGCATTAATACCATCATTCTGATGGCTACGATCTACGGGACAAGTATAGGCATAGGTACAGCCGACTTGATGCTGGCGCTACTGTTAACCCAGTTTATCGGTTTCCCTTGCACCTTGTTACTGGGAGCCTGGGCACAGCGCTGGGGAGCGAAGCGGGTATTGATCTTCAGTTTATCTGTATACATATGTATCGTAATTCTCGGTTATTTCATGACACAAGCGATTCACTTCTATATGCTCGCTGGATTGGTTGGTGTCGTGCAGGGTGTAAGTCAATCCACAGCTCGTTCCATGTTCAGCAATCTGATGCCGGCTGGCAGAACAGGTGAGTATTTTGGATTTGTGAATATTACAGGCAAATTCTCTTCGATCTTCGGTCCCTTTGTGTTTGGTTATGTTGGGCAAATAACAGGTTCTACACGTTGGGGAATTCTGTCCCTCATTTTCTTTTTCGTCGCCGGAATTGCAGTATTGTTAAATGTAAACGTACAGAAGGGAATGCAGGATGCTACTTTTGCAGATGAGGAAGAAGGGCGTAAGGGGAGTGTCGGAACTCTGCTGGGCAAAGTTCAAATGTAGGGTCTACTGGTTAGTTTTTTGATAGGTGTCATATCCAACTTCTCGTTGGAATACTCATGGCTTCAGGCGTTGTTCTTCGCAGAACATGTCTGAAGCTTATTCGCATTTGTGCATCGTAATCAAGTGAATCAGGAGAAAGTGCTGAAACGACAGACAGCAGAATACCATGAAAGAGTAACAATTTATGAAAAAGTGAAAATAAAAGATTGACATGATACATTTTGTATCATAGAGTAAAACTATGAATACATACTGTATCTGAGAATTGTCGAATACAACCATGTGTTTTGCTTCATTCCCGTGTAAGATTCCGCCGGAATATTGCAAAATACTGACCAATAGCGTGCATGTTACTCGTTTTGCCAAACACAAAGGTAGAGTCTGGTCTATCCCGGCTACATATTTATACTAATGAACAGAGGAGAGGCTGCCATTGATCGATGCTCAAGGTAACGGACTTGTTTTCTTACTATGTGTTCCCCGCAGTGGTAGTTCCTTATCCACCGTCATGCTGCAAAATCACAGTCGTATATTTGCCACCCAGGAAATGTGGTTTCTGATGAATCTTGTCGATTTGCCCAAGGGCGATTCACGTGCTTATGGTGGTAGCTCCATCGTTCGTCAGTTCTACAATGCCATGGTACCCGAGGATGTCTTCGAAAAGGCGTGCCGAAGTTTTGCTCTCGAGATCTACAATGGATTCCTGGAGGGTAGCGGAGCAGACTTCATCGTAGATAAATCTCCACGGTACTATTACATGCTTGAATGGCTGGATCGTCTGTTCCCTCAGTCCAAGCGCATTCATCTCCAACGTAATCCTCTGGCCATAGCTGCATCATTCAAAAAGGTAAACCGCCACACTGGAGAAGGATTCGATCTGATTCATAGTCTGCAGAGCCCCAAATTAAATATGAAATCCGTGGATCTCACACTTGGGATGCTCCGCTTGAATGATTATTTTGCCGAACCACATTCCAATGCGTATGAGTTGCAATATGAACAATTGGTTTCTAATCCTCAGGAAGAACTTGAGAAACTATGCGCGTTTCTGGGAATTCGATATGAACAGGGTATGGAGCAGTATGGTCAGTTTCTGGACAGTGCGAAGTCTGACATGTTCTACAGTATGGGCGTGGGTGATCCATTCCTCTCTTCGCATCAAGAGGCACATCAGGGTTCTGTTAACAACTGGAAAAACATATTAGAGCCGCGTGAAGTTGAATTGTATTGCCGTGTGATGGGGGCAGATCTGTTCCACCGGATGGGATACAGTGAACAGCTCGCAGAAGCCGAACAATGGACGGGAGTCCATTATGATGCAAGTCCTGATCAAGAGGTTATCGACCGGATCACGCATCAGTTGACAGCAGCGACTGGTTGCCAGTGGCAACCGCAATACCGAATGCAGCCAGCAGATTCTGTCGTTCATGCTCCGCCTGGGACTCCTGATGTCCAAGTTGTCGAAGAACCTGAAAAGACAGACCCTACACTGGCTGCACTGGTCACGATCAGACAACTGCAAGCTGCATTACGGGCGGCAGATCATCGTCTGGAACGGGGATACAGTGAGCGGGAACGCCTGAAAGTTCAGTTGGCTTCTGCTCAAAGCAAAATACAGCGTATCAAATCATGGGTACCATTTGGTCATCAGATCAGCGCCTGGGCTTCACAGCGCAAGATTCTACGGGGAGGAAAGTCATGAGCGCCATAGCGGGAATTGTTCATAACGATGGTCAACAGGCGCTATGGGAAGACAGCTGGCGCTTGTATGCAAGCCTGGGGCATGTGCCTGCGGACACAACAGGAGTGTGGAAAGGCAACGAGGCTTTTCTTAGCTGTCATGCCCAATGGATTACACCGGAATCGGTTAGCGAGAAATTGCCTTTATATGATGAGGAAAGTGGCCTGACGATCACGGCAGATGCCATTCTGGATAATCGGGAACAACTGGCAGATCAATTACAGATATCCAGAGCTGAACTGGCTATGTTGGCTGATAGTGAACTGATCTTGCGTGCCTATCAGCGCTGGGGAGACGATGTAGCTGTCCGATTGCTGGGGGATTTTGTATTCGCCATATGGGATGAGCGGAATCGCAAATTGTATGCAGCGAGAGACATTACAGGCATGAGAGCTTTCTATTACCGACACGATGGTTCACGATTTGCTTTCTGCACACTCATGAATCCGTTGCTCGGGATTGAAGGGGTACATAAAGAACTTGATGAGACCTGGCTATCTGAGTTTCTTGCCATTCCCGACATGCATGATTCAGCAGATATCAATTCGACCGTATATCGGGGGATAAGCCAACTGCCTTCTGCACATACACTTGTCTTCCGTGAAGGCAGGCTGGAGCTGAAGCAATATCATCGTTGGGATGAAGTGGAACCTCTACGGCTCAAATCCGACGGTGAATATGTAGAAGCGTTCCGAGAGGTATTCGCTCAGGCAGTCGGATCACGATTGCGAACGCACAGGCAGGTGGCTGCCGCATTAAGTGGAGGACTGGACTCGGGGGCCGTGGTAGGTTTTGCTTCCGGAACACTGAGAAGTCAGGGCAAACGCCTGCATGCCTATAGTTATGTTCCCGTACCGGATTTCACTGATTATACGTCAAAAACGTTGCTAGCCGATGAGAGGCCCTTCATACGTTCCACGATTAATCACGTCGGCAATATTACGGAGAACTACCTTGATTTTGAAGGCAGAAGCCCACTTAGTGAAATAGATACGTGGCTCGACATTATGGAAATGCCCTATAAATACTTTGAAAATTCATTCTGGATTCGCGGATTCTATGAAAAAGCAAGCCAGCAAGATGCAGGTATTCTGCTCACAGGCGCACGTGGTAATTTCACCATCTCCTGGGGGCCGGCTCTGGATTATTACGCCAGTCTGCTGAAAAGTGGCCGCTGGTACCGCTGGTTCCGTGAGATGCAGCAGTATAGTGAACGGACCGGCATGCCCTTCTCCCGTATAGCCAAGATTACGGGGCGAAAGGCATATCCGGAATGGTTCAAGGCTCAGTCCAAGGGAGCAAGCAAGGCCGCATCTGTACAATTGATCCATCCTGATTTTGCGCAAAGAACGGGTGTGCTGGAACGACTCAAATCCATTATTGTTCGTCAAGGCGGTGCGCAGGCGGATGCACTCAAGGTTCGTGCCGAGAAATTCAATAACCTGGCCATTGCGAATAAAAATGGTGCCGTAGCCACAAAATGTTCTCTCCGTTATCGGGCTTGGGAACGTGACCCGACCAGTGACATCAGGGTTATTCGATTCTGTCTGTCTGTACCGATTGAACAATATGTGAAGCACGGAACGGATCGTTCATTGATTCGCCGGGCGACTTCACCCGAGTTGCCCGACAAGGTCAGACTGAATCAGCGTGTACGGGGGGTACAACCGGCGGATTGGCTACATCGCATCATTCCAAATTGGGAGTCGTTTACGGCCGAGTTGCGTGAGTTGTGTTCTGACAGCAAGGTCGCTGGCATATTAAACACGGAGCGCATCCAATCTGCCCTGGCCAATTTTCCGAGTCCGAGACCGGAGCTCGCTTCACATCCGGATCTGCGATTGATGATGCATAGTCTGATCGTGTACCGCTTTATTCGCAAATTTTGACCATGTTCACATGAAGGGAGGTGAAAACAATGCAAAACGAAAAGAAAGAATGGCAAGCTCCAGCTCTTGAAGTGTTGGAAGTCAATCAAACGATGGCCGGTACTGGCTACAGACAAATTGACTGGGTAACTGATCACGATGCTGATCTGTACGATCCAACTTCCTAAGTTGTTAAGTTATTAAGTTTTAACCAGCGTCATCATACTTAAAGGGCGGAAATGGAACCAATCCAGATTTCGCCTCCGCCCTTATATTGAGCAACATGAATATAAGGGCTTTTTTTACATTTAATCACGAAGGAGGCGTCGTTCATTGTTGCTTGTGCATTATGTAGCGTATGGTCTGCGCTGGTCGAGCCAAATTCGAATGCCTGAACTTCAGATTGCACCCAAGCATGCCGAGACGGATTGGGATGTAGCGGATGTACACATCGAGTCTTCAGATTTGACCCCATTGTGGGAGGACTGGGATGTAGGCAACGACAACTTTGTGGCACGAGAGGGCAGCCTTTTTTTCAAAATCGAAGATACAGGTCTGTTTCTAATAGAGCAAGGAAAGCGCATTGTCGTGTCCCCTATATCGGGTGCAGATGAGAAAAAGGTCAGATTATTCATTCTGGGCACGTGTATGGCGGTCATAATGATGCAGCGTGGCATTCTTCCATTGCATGGCAGTGCAGTGGTTATTGATGGTTGGGCTTACGCATTTGTCGGACATTCGGGAGCAGGCAAATCAACACTCTCGGCCGCCCTGGCATCACGCGGATATCCGCTTCTCACCGATGATGTCGTTGCACTCACCTGGGGTGCCGGGGGAAGAGCCATCGTATCGCCTGGTTATCCACAACAAAAATTGTGGCAGCCCAGTCTGGATGGTTTCGGCATGAAGGAACAGGATTATGCAACGGTTCACGCGGAGATTACGAAGTATGCGATACCTGTTCAGCACTATTTTCATGAGATGGCCGTACCACTAGGCGGAATCTTCGAACTTGCTCCACAACCGGAGGCAAACTATTCGTCCGTTCAACTGGTTGAAGTGAAGGGGCTGGAACGATTGCATCTCTTATGCTCGCATACGTTCCGTGGTGGACTCGTTGCAAGACAGGGATTGGCACAGTGGCTGTTTGAGACGGCTTCAAGACTTTCAGCGAGTGTAGAGATTGGCAGATTGGTCAGAACGGGTGCTGAGTTTACAGCGTTTGAGATGGTAGATCGGATTACAGATCATATACGTAAAGGAGTGCACACAGGATAATGACAGCGACTACGCCGATGAATGTGGAAGACCGGGTAACCCGGAAGGAAGGCAATCTGGTGAGTGACATGGGCAGTGAGAAAGTCATGATGAGCATTAGCTCTGGAAAATACTATAATCTCGGAAGTACCGGAGGACGAATCTGGGATCTGATCGCAGAAGAACGCACGCTGGGTGAAGTTGTAGACGTACTCGCTGCGGAGTATGAGATTGAGCCGGATATATGTCGTGAGCAGGTAGTGCAGTTCCTGGAACATTTGTCCCGTGAAGGTCTGATCGACGTTACTCGCGGAGTGTAGCATGATGTTGCAAAAAATAAAGGCTTATCTCTCGCTCCCCCGGGCGATGCGTCGACTGATATGGGAGGCCTATCTCTTCCTTGGCTGGGCGCGCATACAGAAGGCTATGCCATTCGCCAAAATCGCCCCAGGTCTGGGTACACCCATGGTTGAAACGCCGATGACAGGAATTGATCGCAGCGAGGTCATCGCTATCCGGAATATTTCCAAAGCGATTTCGCTTGCTAGTAAATATACGTTATGGGAAAGCCGCTGCCTTGTAATGGCGATTGCCGGGATGAAGATGCTTGAGCGACGCAAGATAGAGAGTACGTTATACATGGGGACTGCGCGGAATAAGCAAGGACATATGATGGCTCATGCCTGGCTGCGAAGTGGTAAATTGATCGTGACCGGAGCTGATACTATGGACCAATATACGGTTGTCGGCGTGTTTGGCAAACGGTGTCCGGAGAAGGGATCTGGGGAGATTGTCTATGATACATGAAAGTGAACTCTATTCATCAGGGTTTCCGAAGGAACTTAAGCTGATTTTGAGCATCATTAGAGGTGATCTGACGGCTCTATCCCCTGAAGAACTCAAGGTGGGTTTACAAGGAACGGATTGGCAGCTCTTTCTGCGGCTGGTCTATCATCACCGCTTATACTCTGTCCTTTATTTGAAAATGAAAGAATTGAACACTGCGATCATTCCAGCAGATGTTATGGAGAGCTTGAGACAACAATACACGGCCAATACGTTCCGCATGTTACATCTGACAGCTGAAATGGAACAGGTGTGTGGAGCTTTCCGTGAACACGGCATCCGTAATATTACGCTGAAGGGGCCTGCGCTGGCCCATGATCTATATGGTGATGTATCCATGCGAACCTCCAAAGACCTGGATATTCTGATTCCGTTCGATGATGTGGAAGCGGCTGAAGGCATTCTGGCTACCCTTGGTTACGTATCCAAGGAAGGGGAGCGGGCACCTACGGTTCGCAGCTGGAAATGGCGGGAACATCATATCTGTTACATCCATCCGGTCAAAAGGACTCAAGTGGAGATTCATTGGCGTTTGAACCCGGATTCGGGCAAAGAAACCGATTTTGAATTGTTGTGGAAACGGAGCCGGTTCAGTTCATACACACAGACACCTGTTCGTATGCTTGAACAAGAAGATCTCTGGGCTTATTTGGTAACCCATGGAGCACGTCATGGCTGGTTCAGACTGCGTTGGTTGCTGGATATCGATCAGATGATTCGAAGCATGCCACTCGATGTGAAAAAAGTAGAACGGCGTCTGAAAGCGGAGGGACGTTTGTCCATTGGTTCACAGGCTCTTCACTTGGCATCAGATCTGCTCAACACGCCACTGGATACCGAGTATAGGTCCTTGATGTCCTTGAGTGATCGTACAGGCAAACGATTAGCGAGTAAAGGCGCAGAGTTCATGAATGATATGCTGGAAAGTCCGGCTGATATGAAATCGTATCCGTCGTATCTGTTTAAACTCCGAAGTACGAAACAGAAGTGGTTTTTCTTTATTGAGCGGTTATATCCAAGTACATGGGATGTGGATCAACTGCCGCTTCCGCGTTCTTTGTTTTTTCTGTACTTTCCGTTACGTCCGTTTCTCTGGTTCTGGCGGCGAATTAAAAGGTATACGGTCACGGAGAGGGGTAAAGTATGATCTCGGAATTAGGGTATTTTATGCGAAAGCTGCATCATGTCACGGGGCCCATTTTATATTGGAATCTGCTAGGGATGATCTGTATCAGTCTCATGGAAGGGATCGGGATCTACATGCTTGTTCCGATGTTGAGTCTGATCGGTATATTTGAGATGGGCTCCGCTGGGTTGAACATTCCCTGGATTGGACAAATGTTGAATCGTTTTTCTGAGAATGGCCAATTATTACTCGTATTGTTCACCTTTGTATTGATTGTCTCCGGACAGGCCTGGATGCAGCGTCTTCAGACGATCCGTAATACTCGAATCCAGCAGCAATTTGTACGAACGCTGCGCATGGAAACCTATGGTGCCATTATTATGGCGCAGTGGTCATTTTTTCTCCAAAAACGAAAATCCGATTTTAACCATATATTAACGACTGAGCTTGCACGTGTCAGCCAAGGCACAGGCATTGTACTGCAAATGACAGCCTCCCTGATCTTTACGGGCATACAGATTGGTCTGGCTTTCTGGTTGTCTGCGAAATTGACAGCACTTGTATTGGTCTGTGGATTGCTGCTCTTTATGGTCTTGAGAAAATTCGTCAAGCGAGCCAAACAGATCGGGGATCAGACTTCTGAATTCTCGCAAAGTTATTATAATGGCATAACCGAGCATTTTAACGGAATTAAGGATATTAAGAGCAACATGCTTGAGCGATCACACATGAATTGGTTCGAGCGTATGTGCAGACAGATTGAACGCAATGTCATTCAATTTAGCCAATTGAATAGTGGAACACAGCTGATTCATCGGATGTCTGCGGCGATCATTATTGCGGCATTCATTTATCTTTCTCTTCGTGTAATGACGGTGCCACCTGCAAGTCTGCTGCTCATCATCCTTATTTTTTCCCGCTTATGGCCTAGATTTACAGCGATTCAGTCCAATCTGGAGTACATCAGCTCCATGCTGCCTGCGTTCCGAGTGGTAAGAGAAATGCAAGCTCAGACGGCGAAAAGTCGTGAGATTAGTGAAGAAGTGGCTTCAGCGGGAGAGACGGGGTCTCATGTGATTCAACCCATGGTATTTCAAGAATCGATCACATGTGAGGTTGTCTGTTATCGTTATGAGGGAAGTGATACGTACTCCTTGAGGAATGTGCAGGCTTCGATTCCCGCAAGTGGCATGACCGCGATTGTGGGTAAATCTGGAGCAGGCAAGAGCACACTAATCGATCTGATTATGGGTCTTGTAAGGCCAGAGAGCGGTCGTATTCTGATTGACGGTGTTCCTCTGTCAGAAGAGCGTTTATTGAGTTGGAGAAGTTCTATCGGATATGTCTCCCAGGACCCCTTCCTGTTTCATACCAGTATTCGTGAGAATCTGCGTCTGGTGGATCCCAATGCAAGTGAAGAACAGATGTGGCAGGCTTTGCAGTTTTCCTCCTCTGCGGCTTTTGTACGGAAGCTGCCTCAGGGTCTGGATACGATTATTGGTGATCGAGGTATTCGTCTATCCGGTGGCGAACGTCAGCGATTGGTGCTTGCCCGGGCCATGCTGAGGAATCCTTCGGTATTGGTACTGGATGAAGCAACAAGTGCGCTCGATAGTGAGAATGAACAGTATATTCATGAGGCGCTGGAACGACTGAAAGGACATGTGACCATTATCGTGATTGCACACCGATTGTCTACGATTCGGACAGCGGATCGTGTCATTGTGCTCGATGAAGGTCGGGTGATTCAAGAGGGCGGGTACCAGCAGTTATCTACTGATCCGGTAGGCACGTTCAGCAAACTTCTGAATATGCAAGCGGGTGTTGTAGGACAGTAAGTAAGTTTTTCTGTATATTCGTTTATCGAAGGATAACCAGCAATTATTATGTTAAAAGGCGCGCCACTGCGGGCGCGCCTTTCATGTAAGTGGGCTAGTATAATGACAAGGATTAATGAACAAGTGCTGTATTGGAAGGGATCGGAAGCTGAAGAGTGCCGATCTGCTTCAAATGTTGTACAATCTCTTGCACGGCTTCCTCAATGGACGATTGCTCTGTATCGATGATGAATGAAGGAGATTTTGGTACATCATAGGGGGCCGAAATGCCTGTGAAATGCGGGATATCACCGTTGCGTGCTTTTTTGTAAAGACCCTTGGGATCACGCCGCTCACATTCTTGAATTGAACAGCGCACATAGATTTCAATAAAATCATCGGGTTCAAATAACTGTCTGACCATCTCCCGATCCTGTGCATCTGGAGAGATAAAGGCTGAAAGGACAAACAACCCGGCATCTACCATTAACTTGGACACTTCGCCAATACGCCGCAAATTTTCTTGACGATCCCCTGTTGT of Paenibacillus sp. FSL R5-0517 contains these proteins:
- a CDS encoding MFS transporter — protein: MNKKAIKAWIMYDWANSAYATTVLAAVLPVFYASVAAATLDTDTAASYLAYTHSIGMLCVALLTPLLGTLADLSGRKGDFLRVFAIIGVLATLGFSAIGEGDWLLASALLIISTIGFAGGNTFYDAMLPDLVPVERRDMISSKGYAYGYIGGGLLFAVNMLMIQQPGWFGMSSTLAGTRLAFISVSLWWLLFSIPIFRHAPKRPASPDLPGTWKGYAAVGVRRLRQTFRQMRRFPQLIRMLVAFWFFNDGINTIILMATIYGTSIGIGTADLMLALLLTQFIGFPCTLLLGAWAQRWGAKRVLIFSLSVYICIVILGYFMTQAIHFYMLAGLVGVVQGVSQSTARSMFSNLMPAGRTGEYFGFVNITGKFSSIFGPFVFGYVGQITGSTRWGILSLIFFFVAGIAVLLNVNVQKGMQDATFADEEEGRKGSVGTLLGKVQM
- a CDS encoding SpoVR family protein, which gives rise to MTDEIRDLEYAIAEIMEIANGFGLDYYPMRYEICPSDIIYTFGAYGMPTRFSHWSFGKTFHKMKMQYDFGLSKIYELVINSNPCYAFLLDGNSLIQNKLIVAHVLAHCDFFKNNARFSKSNRNMVESMAATADRISNYEMEYGTEAVEAFIDAVIAIQEHVDPQLIKPRHLDKQRYMEMKMREQRGEKAPRPEGRYDDLWSLDDVQTEESPAEGIQVHHFPPEPEKDVMWFIQEFSEVLTDWQRDIMSMMREEMLYFWPQMETKIMNEGWASYWHQRIIRELDLNSEDTIEFAKLNSSVVQPSKQSLNPYYLGLKIFEDIERRWDNPTREEQERWGRKPGQGRAKMFEVREFDSDTSFIRNYMTKQLTEDLDLYVFEKKGPDWKITDKSWENIRDQLVFSRVNGGSPYLVVQDADYLRTGELVLKHQYEGIELDLKYMERTLPYLYRLWGRTVHVETRVEDKPIWFTYDGKKHHRKFM
- a CDS encoding sulfotransferase, with amino-acid sequence MIDAQGNGLVFLLCVPRSGSSLSTVMLQNHSRIFATQEMWFLMNLVDLPKGDSRAYGGSSIVRQFYNAMVPEDVFEKACRSFALEIYNGFLEGSGADFIVDKSPRYYYMLEWLDRLFPQSKRIHLQRNPLAIAASFKKVNRHTGEGFDLIHSLQSPKLNMKSVDLTLGMLRLNDYFAEPHSNAYELQYEQLVSNPQEELEKLCAFLGIRYEQGMEQYGQFLDSAKSDMFYSMGVGDPFLSSHQEAHQGSVNNWKNILEPREVELYCRVMGADLFHRMGYSEQLAEAEQWTGVHYDASPDQEVIDRITHQLTAATGCQWQPQYRMQPADSVVHAPPGTPDVQVVEEPEKTDPTLAALVTIRQLQAALRAADHRLERGYSERERLKVQLASAQSKIQRIKSWVPFGHQISAWASQRKILRGGKS
- the yhbH gene encoding sporulation protein YhbH → MSNSHQPYSFVVSKEDWSLHRKGYQDQQRHQQKVKDVIKQNLPDLITEENIIMSDGKQIIKVPIRSLDEYRFVYNYQKQKHVGQGDGDSQVGDVIGRDPSASQKPGKGEKAGDQPGHDIVEAEVSIEELEDMLFAELELPDLKQKDKDLIETHTVVFNDIRKKGMQSNIDKKRTILENLRRNATTGTPGIHHISPDDLRYKTWEDKIIPQSNAVIIAMMDTSGSMGSFEKYCARSFFFWMTRFLRRQYEKVEIVFLAHHTEAKEVTEEEFFTRGESGGTICSSVYMKALDIIDSRYPPSSYNIYPFHFSDGDNLTSDNERCVKLIGELMKRSNMFGYGEVNQYNRSSTLMSAYRHIKMDQFMYYVIKEKGEVYKALRSFFQKREGGSVR